One genomic region from Jiangella sp. DSM 45060 encodes:
- a CDS encoding lysylphosphatidylglycerol synthase domain-containing protein — MAIDERTTTRTRRRAMFGSTRRVVGLLAVLAILVVVGVIIVPSVLPNLITSMRRNPYVPLLVAMFWIMATVAAIAGKRAIASGYLTWSGAATAHIGGTVANRVVPAGVGAAGVFVAALHRGGASNTAAAGVVALWAVAGGLAHGSGLLLGVAWLREGWSGLLTVVVVATVLVLAVRFLVRRLAARRAARPVTASVTTLLPSRRTKLQRLKATARDVVAAVRARPVLALAALGAQLAAATCLATGFALAAVGFGVEISIGVGMAAYLAGTALSAATPTPAGIGSAETALIGALMLAGAGLGEALPVVFLYRAVVLVAPVLAAAVMAAAWVVVRLLAAARARRRTARAPRPHVPHALLPAVVLAIEPDPAPDAAAP, encoded by the coding sequence GTGGCGATCGATGAACGGACCACCACACGGACCCGGCGGCGTGCGATGTTCGGCAGCACACGCCGGGTCGTCGGTCTGCTGGCCGTGCTCGCGATCCTGGTGGTCGTGGGCGTCATCATCGTGCCCTCGGTGCTGCCGAACCTGATCACGTCCATGCGCCGCAATCCGTACGTCCCGCTGCTGGTCGCGATGTTCTGGATCATGGCGACGGTGGCGGCCATCGCCGGCAAGCGGGCCATCGCCTCCGGCTACCTGACGTGGTCCGGCGCGGCCACGGCGCACATCGGCGGCACCGTCGCCAACCGGGTCGTCCCGGCGGGCGTCGGCGCGGCCGGGGTGTTCGTCGCGGCCCTGCACCGCGGCGGCGCCTCGAACACGGCGGCCGCGGGCGTGGTGGCGCTGTGGGCGGTGGCGGGCGGGCTGGCGCACGGATCCGGCCTGCTGCTCGGCGTCGCCTGGCTGCGCGAGGGCTGGAGCGGGCTCCTGACGGTCGTCGTGGTGGCGACCGTGCTGGTGCTCGCGGTGCGCTTCCTGGTCCGCCGGCTGGCGGCGCGGCGGGCCGCGCGCCCCGTCACCGCGTCCGTCACGACGCTGCTGCCGAGCCGCCGGACCAAGCTGCAGCGGCTGAAGGCCACCGCCCGTGACGTCGTCGCGGCGGTGCGGGCCCGGCCGGTGCTCGCGCTGGCCGCGCTGGGCGCCCAGCTGGCCGCCGCGACCTGTCTGGCCACCGGCTTCGCGCTGGCGGCCGTCGGCTTCGGGGTCGAGATCAGCATCGGCGTCGGCATGGCCGCGTACCTCGCCGGCACGGCGCTGTCGGCCGCCACCCCGACCCCGGCCGGCATCGGCTCGGCCGAGACCGCGCTGATCGGCGCGCTCATGCTGGCCGGCGCCGGGCTCGGCGAGGCGCTGCCCGTCGTCTTCCTGTACCGCGCCGTCGTGCTGGTCGCGCCGGTGCTCGCGGCCGCCGTCATGGCGGCGGCCTGGGTGGTCGTCCGGCTGCTGGCCGCGGCCCGGGCGCGCCGCCGCACGGCCCGGGCGCCGCGGCCGCACGTGCCGCACGCCCTGCTGCCCGCCGTCGTCCTGGCCATCGAGCCCGACCCCGCCCCCGACGCCGCGGCTCCCTGA
- a CDS encoding MFS transporter, whose protein sequence is MPGSTLLTDRPETAARTRPGLVLVALLTCQLMIVLDATVMNVALPRIRDDLGFSATGLSWVMSSYTLVFGGLLLLGGRAGDLLGRRRLLVAGVVVFTLASLAGGLAHSAAMLVAARVAQGLGAAMAGPSTLALLATTFTEPRARMRALALFSGMASAGFAIGLIAGGLLTEWLSWRSVLFINVPLGVLIVVLALRHVREPERHPARLDLLGAATGSAGIAAVVYGFIRAASDGWRDGVTAGSLVAGALLLATFVLVEARTAQPLLPLRLFADRNRAAAYVNFLLGPMAGMSMFFFLTQYLQDVHGYGALTTGLAFLPMAALVFATTRLIPVLLPRFGPKPMAVTGALLMTSGVALLTRLGADTGYVAGLLPSMLLMGLGMGLAFAPLNVVIMTSVPPADAGAAGGVLQTMQQTGATLGLAILVTVAGAATRDAAAGAAPAEVLVTGMTHAFLASVAIGATAVLVALTFRRE, encoded by the coding sequence GTGCCTGGATCCACCCTGCTCACCGACCGCCCGGAGACCGCCGCCCGGACGCGGCCCGGCCTGGTCCTCGTCGCGCTGCTGACCTGCCAGTTGATGATCGTCCTCGACGCCACGGTGATGAACGTGGCGCTCCCCCGCATCCGCGACGACCTCGGCTTCTCGGCCACGGGGCTGTCGTGGGTGATGAGCTCGTACACGCTGGTCTTCGGCGGTCTGCTGCTGCTCGGCGGCCGCGCCGGCGACCTGCTCGGACGGCGCCGGCTGCTGGTCGCGGGGGTCGTCGTGTTCACCCTCGCGTCACTGGCCGGCGGGCTCGCCCACTCCGCTGCCATGCTGGTCGCCGCCCGCGTCGCGCAGGGGCTCGGCGCCGCGATGGCCGGGCCGAGCACGCTCGCGCTGCTGGCGACGACGTTCACCGAACCGCGGGCCCGGATGCGCGCGCTCGCGCTGTTCTCCGGCATGGCCAGCGCCGGCTTCGCGATCGGCCTGATCGCCGGCGGGCTGCTCACGGAGTGGCTGTCGTGGCGGTCGGTGCTGTTCATCAACGTGCCGCTCGGCGTCCTGATCGTGGTGCTGGCGCTGCGGCACGTGCGCGAGCCTGAGCGGCACCCCGCGCGGCTGGACCTGCTCGGCGCGGCGACGGGCTCGGCCGGCATCGCCGCGGTGGTGTACGGCTTCATCCGCGCGGCCTCCGACGGCTGGCGCGACGGCGTCACCGCCGGCTCGCTCGTGGCCGGCGCGCTGCTGCTGGCGACGTTCGTCCTGGTGGAGGCGCGGACGGCGCAACCGCTGCTGCCGCTGCGGCTGTTCGCCGACCGCAACCGCGCCGCCGCGTACGTCAACTTCCTGCTCGGCCCGATGGCCGGCATGTCGATGTTCTTCTTCCTCACCCAGTATCTGCAGGACGTGCACGGCTACGGCGCGCTCACCACCGGTCTCGCGTTCCTGCCGATGGCGGCGCTGGTGTTCGCGACGACGCGGCTGATCCCGGTGCTGCTGCCGCGGTTCGGGCCGAAGCCGATGGCGGTGACCGGCGCGCTGCTGATGACGTCCGGCGTCGCGCTGCTGACGCGGCTCGGCGCCGACACCGGCTACGTGGCCGGGCTACTGCCGTCGATGCTGCTCATGGGCCTCGGCATGGGGCTGGCGTTCGCGCCGCTGAACGTCGTCATCATGACCAGCGTCCCGCCCGCCGACGCCGGAGCGGCCGGTGGCGTGCTGCAGACGATGCAGCAGACCGGCGCGACGCTCGGGCTGGCGATCCTGGTGACGGTGGCCGGCGCGGCCACTCGCGACGCGGCGGCGGGCGCGGCGCCCGCGGAGGTGCTGGTGACGGGCATGACGCACGCGTTCCTGGCGAGCGTCGCGATCGGGGCGACGGCGGTGCTGGTGGCGCTGACGTTCCGGCGCGAGTGA